CTCAGAGCCCAGGAGAACTGCAGAGCCtccaggagaaggcagcagccaaGTATCTTTGACATCCCTCCATGGAGATAAGAGCCCTTGGAACAAGGTCGCTCGGGTAGCCCAACACTGCTGGCATCAGGTCTCACCGCCTGCGCGGTGCACACACTGGCTGCTGGTCTCAAACACCTTCCCTCGCTCGGGTACGGCACTTCTGTGCACCGGCCGGCCCGGTTCCTGCAGCTCCCGCAGAGGACAGGCTCGGgctgcctgctctccctgcccgGGAGGCTCTGCAGGGTCTCAGCACCCGTTCTCAGACACGGCTGCATCAAGTGTTACAGGTTCATGCTGGATCGCTGTGGCGGCCATGCTGATGGCTtcctccaggctctgctgctcttcTAGCTAgtagaggaaagggagagagagaacacTGTCCTCCCAAAAGGTGGGCTCAGGCGTGGGcttgctggggctgccctgAGCGGGACAGAGGTACGAGGGACTGGTGGTGGGTGACACagggagaaagcagcagggcaAAGCGGGGAGAGGCACGGCTACGATGGGGAAAGGCTGTTTACAAAGGAGCATTCTGCAATCCAGGGAGCACGATCCTGCTCTCTTCTATGCACAGGGCATCTGGGAGTTAAAGAGCAAGCACCCTGGGCACGAGGAGATGCAGCGGAGCAAGAGGGTGAGTGCTGAAGCCAGAGGGTGGATGGGGGAACGAAGAGGAACGTGGCAGGAGCTGTGCGGTACCTGCACTGCGATGTGGGTGCCGTGGGCGGTAGCCAGCAATGCCACCTGCTGATGACGGAGGGATGTGATGGCTGATTCTTCTGACACGACTGCCCCAGACGTGACTATGGTAACCTAGGAGAAGGGGAGATTAAAAAACAATCacgttttaaaagaaaatgcaattcccttccctttaaaagaaaatgcagattcCCTGCTGTTTCTCcgcagggaaaagggaaggtcCTGGTTTTGTCCGTACCGGCTGTGTCTCGGTGCCGTCCGTGTTGGCCGCAGTCACGGTGTGCGTGTCACCACCCGCCAGCTCTTCCTCGGGCATGGTGAGGGCACCGCTCTGCGTCACCATGCTGATTGCACTGCCCAGGGTCTGCAGATCTTCCTGTGACAAACTGACCTGGGCGGGATAACAGCGGATGCTCTCAGCCAGTTTGGCTTCTCAGGAAGCCTTATGCAACTCCTGAGTTTAGTAACACAAAAGGTCTCAGTAAGGATGAAAtattctctcctcctctgcacGTCAGACCTTGGGCACAGAGAACTCCATGGACTTTGCCCAGGGTCACGGACAGAATCGATGGAGAACTCACAGACCTTAGGTctccagccctcctcctcccaccacaCCTCCCTTCCCATTTATTAGCATCTTCTCTCCAGGCTTTGAAGGGACAGGGACAGCTTGTGCAtcgctgcagcagggagcatCTCAGACTAAGAACAAACAAGTGTTACTCGTGGCAGCTGTTTCCTTTGCCCCATGCCACAGAAGGGAGTTTTCCCCAGTCAGCACGCGGGCAGCTGGTGGAGGGAAGTACAAGAAAAGCACTGCCGtacacaatgaaaaaaagagtcTCCAAATCCAGCCTGTGTCAGCAGAGGTTGGGAGCTGCCTCTCGACAGCTGTTCGGAAGGCGAGGGCTGCCAGGCGCTGCACGCAAGCCTGGGCAAACACCTCCAAGACCCCGTCCAGCAAGAAGGTGAGTTGGGGAGCAGAGGCCCATTCTTTACTCTCCACATCAAGACTGCAGCAGTGGTTAAGTCTGGAAGGAGGGATCCCTCATGTCAGACAGAGCCCGTGAAGCCCCAGGGTCTGTTTtatgctgaagaaaaagccTTAAAGAGTACACCAAGGCCAGGTAGAGGCGGAATCTTACTCAGCTAACTGCCGACCCCATGTGCTGAAGGCTGTCGGTGTCCGTACCTGCTCTGTCCCATCCTGAGAGATAAGCGAGACCTGTGTAGGCATACCATggtcatcttcctcttcctcttcctccatctCTGACAGGAAAGCAATATGCTGACTCTTCAGCGGGGAGcctctgtcagcagcagcagctgagtcagggaagaggaagagcaaaaggGGTGAGTGAAGCACTAATCAGAGTGAAAGCACGCGCCTGACCCCAGGACCCGCCTGTTGCCTGAAGGGCCATCATAGAAGAGCACAAGATGATGATGGCAACAGCCCAACATTGGCCTGGGAAGAAAGGTCTTTACCTCTCCCTGTACTACAGAACGGGTAGGAGTCCATTCCCAACCCGTGACATACAGCAAGGGCCATGGGGAGCCCTTTTCTCTCGTCTGCAGCACAGATCTGGTTTgatgggggaggcaggaggccaCAGCGCAGACCTGGGTCTGAGAGGGGTGGGGCTGCAGGTTCTTGCAGTCATCTCCCCATTGCCACGCAGCCTGACCCAAGCCTGCTGCAGGCGACGGCAGAGTGTTCGCTCACcgtccagctgctgctgttcgTAGAGGGCCTGTTCGCTCTCCTCCGTGGCCTCCAGCTCGCCGTGGCTGCTGCGCTTGTGCATGGCCAGCGTGGAGGTCTGGCGGTAGGTCTTCCCACAGCTATTGCAGGTGTAGGGCTTGCAGTGCGTGTGGACCACGTGGTGCTTGTAGAGGCTGGAGTACTCCGTGAAGCGCTTTCCACAGCCCGGCACAGTGCACATGTACGGCTTCTCTCCTAGGGCAGAGGCCACAGAGCAGAGCTTATCCCACTCACCCTCTTATTGCTCTGGGAGGGGATTCCCCATCAGGGGGGAATAGCTGGAGACAGaccactggagcaggtggaacAATAATCAGCCCAATAAAGCAATGTCTGTTTCCTTTAACTCGCTGGCCACTCCCAGATCTACCTGGAAATGACCATTTCAGTCCCACAGACTTCCCTGTTGCCACAAGCCATCGGTGCAGCCAACCGACTCGGGGGGGAGCTGTCTGCATTTCACCCTCTCCTCCTCTTACCTGTGTGGATTCTCATGTGGTTCTTGTAATTGGTGGCACTGGTGAAGCCCCTTCCACAGCTGGGCTCCGGACACATGTACGGCCGCTCACCTGTGTGCGTTCGGATGTGAACCTTGCGGATGTTGGACGTGGTAAAAGAGCGGCCACAGCCCACAAAGGGGCACTTGAAGGGACGCTCACCTGCATTGACAGAGAAACATGCGTGAGAGTTCTGCTGCAACGCAGCTACCGGGAATGCCCCAGACACCTGTATTGCTTCACTCCTCCACAGCATTACACTGATGAGACCTCAGATCAGACCCAACTGCTGGCACATTTCCTCTAGCAACATTGGCTTCCCTACCCCTTTTGCTCTCCTGTTCATATCCAGATTGAGAAGCCCTCGTAATACTACTGCTACGCATCTACTTCTGCCTGAAGACATCTTCAGTTCTGCCTTGCTTCACCCAAAATACAAAAAGGCATGTCCTGGCCAAAGGATGAAGCAGTACTTTATCTTGGAGACCCTTTCAATGAGGAGCTTGGTGGTTCTCCTGCACTGCTCACCCGTGTGCGTCCGGATGTGTTTCTGCAGATCCCCAGAGGTTTTGAAGGCTTTGCTACACACGTCTTCTGGACACTTGTATGGCTTCTCACCAGTATGTGTTCTCACGTGGCTCTTCAGCCCGTACCCTGTCCAGGAAGGAAACTACAATTAAATTTTATAACAAGAAGGAAAGGCTACAGCAAGCTGTGCACCACCTCTCAGTTCGTGCATTTTTGAATGCCTGGCCTGTGTCGACAAAGCTGAAGGGGAAGAAATGTCCAAACAGCCTCACACCACCACTGACAACTCAGCTTCTTTCTATAACTCCTTTAATCTGTCCATAATCAGTCAGGTCCCAGGCAGTCTACCATGCTGCAATTCCTTCTCAGAAGGCTTTAAAAGCTATGCTCATTGTGCTCTGCTGGAAAAAAGCCAGGGATGATACTCAAGAGTGGTTTCGACTGGAGGGAGAACAAAATTTGCTCAAAAGATAAACTGTTACCTGTAGCAAATGCTTTCCCACAGCTTGGGAAGTCGCACGTATATGGCCGGTCACCTGTGTGAGCACGTTCATGgacctggaaaagaaagaacaggtcCCTAAAATGAGGTCCAAgacaagaaggaaggaaaacagtgtGGAGAAATCTAGGTGGTGGAGAAAACGTGAAGTTCTCTGTTGGATTTCACCTTGACCAATTAACACATCTGGATCCCTTGGGGAGCCAAGCACACAACTCAGCCTTCTGTTGAGCAGCACTCCGGCCTGGCACTATAGCACGGGGATATGTCTGGTCTGCACACTGCGCGACGGCATGTTACCTGCTTTACCTTTAGATGGTGGGCGGTTGTATAGAGGCGGCCACAGCCCTTGTACCCACAACGGAAAGCTCTACTGCCGACCTGCTGCCCCTTCTCATGGCTGTgcacttcttcctcctgcaaaTCCTGCCGAGAGATGTACGGAAATTAATTCAGGGAGCCACTACAGCAGGCTTCGCAAAGCCCACACAAATCGTTTCCCTCCTTGACATACATATGCACTCCTTCAGTTATTCTCAAAAAAACACGTTCCTACAAACACAACTTGTGCATGTAGGGTAAAATCCAGGTGACGGGGCAGGGGTCTAAGAACCAGCATTTCCCATCCCCACCTCCCAGCTCACTGGGTGTTCTCGGACACATAGCTCACCTCTTTGTGCTTCGCTTAGCTCATTTGTAAAACCTGCAGCTAATATATTTGCTAACCTTGCAGAGAAGCCACAAAGCTTTCTTAATTACTAGCTGGCAAAGCACTCTGCAACAAGAGTTTGGCCTAGTTTAAGAAATGCATCACAGAAAAATTCAGACCTGGGAACAGATGTCACTGGAATCCTCACTTTTCGTGTGGCAGGTGTCTGTCACTCCCTCCTCTTCTTCGTCAGACACCTACAAGCAAAGAGGCAGGGGTACTGTTCACACCTCCCTGTACAGCAAGGCATTTGCATCAGCAGCACCACCCCGCTCTTCTCCCGAGAGCTAGGGCAGGCTGGTCCTACTGCAGCAGGAAGGCCTCCATTGGCAAATCTTACTGCTGCCCAGCGGAGCAGCGTGTCGGCACGCTCCTGGCAGGCCCACCTCACACGACACCATGAAGATGTGAGAAGATGGCAGCACCCAAGACAGTCAGATGGAGCACTGCAGTGACAACACATTGGGATCTGAAGCCATTTTGGTTTTTGAGGCCTTTGTCAACATGGGGAACAGTGGCTATAACTTAGCCACTCCTAACATGTAAAAGGTTAGTCTTGATTTGCTGCCTGAATCATCTGCGGTAGAGAATAGCATACCCAGGTGGCATCATGAGAAACCTagcaaacagaaggaaaacaccttCAAGGAGGGACataaaaagcaagaacaaaaatcCAAGCTGTACGacagcagctctctgctctTCCCAAATCTGTGCCTGCAGCAGGTTAAGGGTGGTAGGCCCAGCACTCTGCAGGAACTAGCTAGAGGGTCCAGCAGGAAACCGCCCTGTTCTAGGTCCTTAACTGTCAGCCCCATGGCACTCCCATAGAAGCCCTGTCTCTCTTCTCAAAGCTGgctctgctgaaaagcaaatacaCAGAAGTACTAATGAAGGGAGGACACTTAAACCCCAGGCCAAATGTGGACTACTACACCAGCccctcagtgctgctggcagaccATGAAAGAAGCGTTGAGTCCTCACCTTACCGGAGTACTGCTTTAATGCATTAATGGTCTTGACATGAAAGgcatcatcttcctcctctccagccAAGTCCTCTAGCCCAGTTTCTGCCTGCACTTCCAGGATGGTGCTGCCAGGTGGCATGATGACAGGACGGTGTATATAGGCAGTGGAGCCATCCTCCAGCTGGATGGCCTCAAAGGTGCTGGGGTCATAACTATCTGCAAGAGGTAACCAATAAGATAAAATGTAAAAGAGCTGCTGAGTGTGAGGCGCTCTTCATCGCCCTGGGCTACCTACAGCCTTGGGAATCTGTGACACTTAGTGGCTTCTACTCCAGCTGCCAAGGGAAGAACAGGGAACACGCCTTACCTTTAGCTGTGTTGTGTATGTAGGCCATACTGCCATCTTCCAACATTACTGGCTGACCATCCTCAAAAGCCACAGGCtctagaagaaacaaaaagaacgGACACACCTTATTGGAAAACTCAGTGGGTTTCAAGGAACCTTTTAAGGACAGAAGAGGGAGGTGGCATACAAGGAGCTTGCGAAGGCAAAGGGAGGACTGCCCAGAGCAACAGACTTCTTTCTACCTGCCCTTTTACACCTTATGCTGCTCTGGTGCCAGCCACATGAAATGAATTCCGAACACCTCTCAGATTGATTAATGTCACCTCATTTTGGAGGTGACATGGGCTGATGGAAGCAATGCCACCTTGGTCATTGACCCAACaatccccaccccaccctcaTCCGCACAACACCTATTCCAGAAGTCATATATTACCTCATGGTTCAGAGGAAATTCCTGTCCAACTGCTCTCACATGAAACAAACTTTGTTTGGGCTCTGTAGTTGGcacaaacacagcacagagTTTACTGGCCTTGCTTGTAGACTTGTGATCTGTCAGACTGACAACTGTGAGAGAGCCCACAGGTGAAACAACGCTTAAACATTTGCTTACACCACCAGCAAATTTGCCTTCTTGTCAGATTGCTAAAAACTTCACAGGAAATCACATGTTCTATGTCCTTGCTCATTCAGCCTCAAAAccaaaggtaagaaaaaaaccctacatctATATGGACTTCTTAAAACTAGAACTAATAGAGGACCCCGACTGTTAGAACACAGAAAACTGCAATTACATCTACAACGtccttctgaaaagaaaggggTGAATCACCTCACCTTTCTGAACTGTCACCTGGTGGATATAAGCTGTGGTCCCATCTTCAAGTTCAATGACTCGCCCTTCAATCAGTTTTTCACCTGAAACAGTTAAAAAACTTGCCAtcagtgctgcctgcagagtTCAGTCTTTCCGGTCCCACGAGCTGTCCCCTTTGCCGCATCTTCTCAAGGAAACCAGTCCCACAGAAGACAGCAAAACTGTTACTTCCAAGCTGTTATTTATCAAGCTTTCCCCTGAATAGCCCTAGAGGCACGTAACTTCCCAGAAATGCTAGAGCCTCCCTTTCCTAGGCAGGAGAATAAAAGACAAAGAACCTCAGTCATCACTTGTTTACAAGCTGTGCTTCACAGCCCTGTAAGccaaggaggagaaagaattaTGTGTGCTAAGCATTTTGGGTCTAAAGTAGAAAGCAATTACACTtgtcctggagaaaaaaaataaatcaactaGGAGCTTTTAACAGCAACATCAGGGGCCTGCAGATTTCTCCTCTTCTACTTTGGTGGAGGATCAACCCGTGGGAAAAAATGACAGGACCTAAAGGGACCTAAACTGTTCCTACCCTTGATGGGTTGTGAAGACCGGACCCTTAAAATAGCGTAACTCTGAGTAACCCTATAACAATGTTTTAGTTACCAAGTTATTGGATGCAGAGAGGACATTGCTCTGTCCCACTTGAACATGAGGAATCCAGGCTGCTTTCACCTGGTGCACAATGCTTGTGGGGGTCACAAAACCTAGTGGTTTTCAA
The sequence above is a segment of the Phalacrocorax aristotelis chromosome 21, bGulAri2.1, whole genome shotgun sequence genome. Coding sequences within it:
- the ZNF76 gene encoding zinc finger protein 76 isoform X1, encoding MESLGLQAVTLSDGTTAYIQQAVKGEKLIEGRVIELEDGTTAYIHQVTVQKEPVAFEDGQPVMLEDGSMAYIHNTAKDSYDPSTFEAIQLEDGSTAYIHRPVIMPPGSTILEVQAETGLEDLAGEEEDDAFHVKTINALKQYSGKVSDEEEEGVTDTCHTKSEDSSDICSQDLQEEEVHSHEKGQQVGSRAFRCGYKGCGRLYTTAHHLKVHERAHTGDRPYTCDFPSCGKAFATGYGLKSHVRTHTGEKPYKCPEDVCSKAFKTSGDLQKHIRTHTGERPFKCPFVGCGRSFTTSNIRKVHIRTHTGERPYMCPEPSCGRGFTSATNYKNHMRIHTGEKPYMCTVPGCGKRFTEYSSLYKHHVVHTHCKPYTCNSCGKTYRQTSTLAMHKRSSHGELEATEESEQALYEQQQLDAAAADRGSPLKSQHIAFLSEMEEEEEEDDHGMPTQVSLISQDGTEQVSLSQEDLQTLGSAISMVTQSGALTMPEEELAGGDTHTVTAANTDGTETQPVTIVTSGAVVSEESAITSLRHQQVALLATAHGTHIAVQLEEQQSLEEAISMAATAIQHEPVTLDAAVSENGC
- the ZNF76 gene encoding zinc finger protein 76 isoform X2, translating into MLEDGSMAYIHNTAKDSYDPSTFEAIQLEDGSTAYIHRPVIMPPGSTILEVQAETGLEDLAGEEEDDAFHVKTINALKQYSGKVSDEEEEGVTDTCHTKSEDSSDICSQDLQEEEVHSHEKGQQVGSRAFRCGYKGCGRLYTTAHHLKVHERAHTGDRPYTCDFPSCGKAFATGYGLKSHVRTHTGEKPYKCPEDVCSKAFKTSGDLQKHIRTHTGERPFKCPFVGCGRSFTTSNIRKVHIRTHTGERPYMCPEPSCGRGFTSATNYKNHMRIHTGEKPYMCTVPGCGKRFTEYSSLYKHHVVHTHCKPYTCNSCGKTYRQTSTLAMHKRSSHGELEATEESEQALYEQQQLDAAAADRGSPLKSQHIAFLSEMEEEEEEDDHGMPTQVSLISQDGTEQVSLSQEDLQTLGSAISMVTQSGALTMPEEELAGGDTHTVTAANTDGTETQPVTIVTSGAVVSEESAITSLRHQQVALLATAHGTHIAVQLEEQQSLEEAISMAATAIQHEPVTLDAAVSENGC
- the ZNF76 gene encoding zinc finger protein 76 isoform X4, whose protein sequence is MESLGLQAVTLSDGTTAYIQQAVKGEKLIEGRVIELEDGTTAYIHQVTVQKEPVAFEDGQPVMLEDGSMAYIHNTAKDSYDPSTFEAIQLEDGSTAYIHRPVIMPPGSTILEVQAETGLEDLAGEEEDDAFHVKTINALKQYSGKVSDEEEEGVTDTCHTKSEDSSDICSQDLQEEEVHSHEKGQQVGSRAFRCGYKGCGRLYTTAHHLKVHERAHTGDRPYTCDFPSCGKAFATGYGLKSHVRTHTGEKPYKCPEDVCSKAFKTSGDLQKHIRTHTGERPFKCPFVGCGRSFTTSNIRKVHIRTHTGERPYMCPEPSCGRGFTSATNYKNHMRIHTGEKPYMCTVPGCGKRFTEYSSLYKHHVVHTHCKPYTCNSCGKTYRQTSTLAMHKRSSHGELEATEESEQALYEQQQLDAAAADRGSPLKSQHIAFLSEMEEEEEEDDHGMPTQVSLISQDGTEQELHKAS
- the ZNF76 gene encoding zinc finger protein 76 isoform X3; this encodes MESLGLQAVTLSDGTTAYIQQAVKGEKLIEGRVIELEDGTTAYIHQVTVQKEPVAFEDGQPVMLEDGSMAYIHNTAKDSYDPSTFEAIQLEDGSTAYIHRPVIMPPGSTILEVQAETGLEDLAGEEEDDAFHVKTINALKQYSGKVSDEEEEGVTDTCHTKSEDSSDICSQDLQEEEVHSHEKGQQVGSRAFRCGYKGCGRLYTTAHHLKVHERAHTGDRPYTCDFPSCGKAFATGYGLKSHVRTHTGEKPYKCPEDVCSKAFKTSGDLQKHIRTHTGERPFKCPFVGCGRSFTTSNIRKVHIRTHTGERPYMCPEPSCGRGFTSATNYKNHMRIHTGEKPYMCTVPGCGKRFTEYSSLYKHHVVHTHCKPYTCNSCGKTYRQTSTLAMHKRSSHGELEATEESEQALYEQQQLDAAAADRGSPLKSQHIAFLSEMEEEEEEDDHGMPTQVSLISQDGTEQHKTDPGASRALSDMRDPSFQT